In Burkholderia sp. WP9, a genomic segment contains:
- a CDS encoding MlaD family protein gives MENKSHAFWAGLFTIVLLAAVAVAAFLFNVDRSVRVPYDLIARTNVTGLFTDAAVRYRGLDVGKVQSIKFDPDHPGQILIRILVDTHAPITHSTFGSLGFQGVTGIAFIQLDDNGRDPTPLPSSAKQVAQLPMRPGLLDQLQQRGDVLLRKLEKVANDVDNLLSPEMAAQLQGTAASLQKAADGVATLTQQIAPAAGKLPGTLDQLDRTLASTNQLITGLNRPNGPFETNLNKVGTAAQQAGDALTSMNGSLQELSARVGYDTLPRVNSLAEDVRSAARSVDRAADTFSTNPRSVLFGAPGVAPGPGEAGFQWPAARAAK, from the coding sequence ATGGAAAACAAATCACATGCCTTCTGGGCCGGGCTCTTCACGATCGTTTTGCTGGCGGCAGTCGCGGTGGCGGCTTTTTTGTTCAACGTCGACCGTTCCGTGCGGGTGCCGTACGATCTGATTGCGCGCACCAACGTCACGGGCCTGTTTACCGACGCTGCGGTGCGCTACCGGGGGCTCGACGTCGGCAAGGTGCAGTCGATCAAATTCGATCCGGATCATCCCGGGCAGATTCTGATCCGTATTCTCGTGGACACGCACGCGCCGATTACGCATTCGACATTCGGCAGCCTGGGTTTCCAGGGCGTGACCGGTATCGCCTTCATCCAGCTGGATGACAACGGGCGCGATCCGACGCCACTGCCGTCGTCGGCCAAACAGGTCGCGCAGTTGCCCATGCGCCCCGGCTTGCTCGATCAACTGCAGCAACGCGGCGACGTGCTGCTGCGTAAACTCGAAAAAGTCGCAAACGACGTCGACAATCTGTTGTCGCCGGAAATGGCCGCGCAGTTGCAAGGCACGGCGGCGAGCCTTCAGAAGGCTGCGGACGGCGTCGCCACGCTGACCCAGCAGATCGCGCCGGCCGCCGGCAAGTTGCCCGGCACGCTGGATCAGTTGGACCGCACGCTGGCGTCGACCAATCAGTTGATCACCGGGCTGAACCGCCCGAACGGTCCGTTCGAGACCAACCTGAACAAGGTCGGCACGGCCGCGCAACAGGCGGGTGATGCGCTGACGTCGATGAACGGCTCGTTGCAGGAACTGTCGGCGCGGGTCGGCTACGACACCTTGCCGCGCGTCAATTCGCTCGCTGAAGACGTGCGCTCCGCCGCCCGCTCGGTGGATCGCGCAGCCGATACGTTCAGCACCAATCCGCGCAGCGTGCTGTTCGGCGCGCCGGGTGTGGCGCCTGGCCCTGGCGAAGCAGGATTCCAGTGGCCTGCCGCCCGCGCCGCCAAATGA
- a CDS encoding ATP-binding cassette domain-containing protein translates to MIAPLTQAVRGQPVPSIAEPVIEVIDVTKRYGRNIVHQHLNLDVRRGEIMAIVGGSGSGKTTLVRQILGLERPSSGTIKLFGENLATISPETALLMRSRSGMLFQRGALFSSLSVFDNIAQPVRELGQVPEDLLRDIVMLKLEMVGLPCKHASKMPSALSGGMIKRVGIARAIALEPELLFLDEPTAGLDPQASDEFVELISALHRALGLTVVMVTHDLDTMIALSTRVAVLADRKVLVAAPVEEAAAVDHPFIREYFLGLRGRRALQALPPERRAKLPRAALEPASSELPL, encoded by the coding sequence ATGATCGCGCCACTCACTCAGGCCGTGCGTGGCCAACCCGTCCCCTCGATCGCCGAGCCGGTGATCGAAGTGATCGACGTGACCAAGCGCTACGGCCGCAACATCGTGCACCAGCATCTGAATCTGGACGTGCGGCGCGGCGAGATCATGGCGATCGTCGGCGGCTCGGGTTCCGGCAAGACCACGCTGGTGCGGCAGATTCTCGGTCTCGAGCGTCCGTCGTCCGGCACCATCAAGCTGTTCGGCGAGAATCTCGCGACCATTTCGCCGGAAACCGCGCTGCTCATGCGCAGCCGCTCGGGCATGCTGTTTCAGCGCGGCGCGCTGTTCTCGTCGCTCTCGGTGTTCGACAACATCGCGCAGCCGGTGCGCGAACTCGGCCAGGTGCCCGAAGATCTGTTGCGCGACATCGTGATGCTCAAGCTCGAGATGGTCGGCCTGCCGTGCAAGCATGCGTCGAAAATGCCGTCGGCGCTGTCGGGCGGCATGATCAAACGCGTGGGCATTGCCCGGGCTATCGCGCTCGAACCCGAACTGCTGTTTCTCGACGAGCCGACGGCCGGACTCGATCCGCAGGCGTCCGATGAATTCGTCGAACTGATCTCCGCGCTGCACCGCGCGCTCGGCCTGACGGTGGTGATGGTCACGCACGATCTCGACACGATGATCGCGCTGTCCACCCGCGTCGCCGTGCTGGCGGATCGCAAGGTGCTGGTCGCCGCGCCGGTCGAAGAGGCGGCGGCGGTCGATCATCCTTTTATCCGCGAGTATTTCCTCGGCTTGCGCGGGCGGCGCGCATTGCAGGCGTTGCCGCCGGAGCGCCGCGCGAAGCTGCCGCGCGCCGCGCTCGAGCCGGCGTCGTCCGAATTGCCGCTGTGA
- a CDS encoding type III pantothenate kinase — MTSGKPDLLIDAGNSRIKWALVQTGGSQIAGGALGHGGEDQPDWSNLPTPGGAWLSNVAGESVAQRIAALLDAHWPHLPLTTIRACPEQCGVTNSYTAPHTLGSDRWAGMIGAHAAFPGEHLLIATFGTATTLEALRADGCFVGGLIAPGWTLMMRSLGEHTAQLPTLDANAARGLLDGSSADAARRGPFFATDTPRSLSAGCTLAQAGLIERMWRDLQEEWRVPVRLVVSGGAVDEVASALKVPHTRHDSLVLSGLALIAAERAA; from the coding sequence ATGACGAGCGGCAAGCCTGATCTGTTGATCGACGCGGGCAATAGCCGCATCAAGTGGGCGCTGGTGCAGACGGGCGGTTCGCAGATTGCGGGCGGCGCGCTGGGGCACGGCGGCGAGGATCAGCCGGACTGGTCGAACTTGCCCACGCCCGGCGGCGCATGGTTGTCGAATGTGGCGGGTGAAAGTGTCGCGCAGCGGATTGCCGCATTGCTCGACGCGCACTGGCCACACCTGCCGCTCACCACGATCCGCGCGTGCCCAGAGCAATGCGGCGTGACCAACAGCTACACCGCGCCGCATACGCTCGGCAGCGACCGCTGGGCCGGCATGATCGGCGCGCACGCGGCGTTTCCCGGTGAACATCTCCTGATCGCGACGTTCGGCACGGCCACTACGCTCGAGGCATTGCGTGCGGACGGCTGCTTTGTCGGCGGTCTGATCGCGCCAGGCTGGACTTTGATGATGCGCTCGCTCGGCGAGCACACGGCGCAACTGCCGACGCTCGACGCCAATGCGGCCCGCGGCCTGCTCGACGGCAGTTCGGCCGACGCCGCACGCCGTGGTCCGTTCTTCGCAACCGACACGCCGCGCTCGTTGTCCGCCGGCTGCACGTTGGCGCAAGCGGGGTTGATCGAGCGGATGTGGCGTGATCTGCAGGAAGAGTGGCGGGTGCCGGTACGGCTCGTAGTCAGCGGCGGCGCTGTGGACGAAGTGGCGAGTGCACTGAAAGTGCCGCATACTCGCCACGATTCGCTCGTGCTGTCCGGTCTTGCGCTGATCGCCGCCGAGCGCGCAGCTTAA
- a CDS encoding ABC transporter permease, with product MNYDTPPGLEVAAGSQGKIVRLSGQWTALALARDRATGHVIPLLRSLVGTEGIGQWDLSRIDRMDHVGGQALWRVWGHKMPADTTLTDTQRDIFERIALLDTVRETAEPVIKLDPFTRLGLAIFSFFEHLYGGVAMLGRVVLDLIEIVRKPKITPWTEISANIYNAGTKALPITALVAFLIGIVLSYLSAQQLRLFGANQYIVNILGLSVIRELGPVLSAILVAGRSGSAITAQIGVMRVTEELDAMRVMGIPHGLRLILPRVLALGVAMPLLVMWTNIIALTGGALAAKIVLGIDMSYFARALPGVVPVANLWIGLGKGVVFGMLIAIVGCHFGFRIKANSQSLGEGTTTSVVTSITIVILADAVFAILFQNVGLG from the coding sequence TTGAACTACGACACTCCGCCCGGCCTCGAAGTCGCGGCAGGCAGCCAAGGCAAGATCGTCCGGCTCTCGGGCCAGTGGACGGCGCTCGCGCTCGCCCGCGACCGGGCCACCGGGCACGTGATTCCGCTACTGCGTTCACTGGTCGGCACCGAAGGTATCGGCCAGTGGGACCTGTCGCGCATCGACCGGATGGACCACGTCGGCGGCCAGGCGCTGTGGCGCGTGTGGGGGCACAAGATGCCGGCGGATACCACGCTCACCGACACGCAGCGCGACATTTTCGAGCGCATCGCGCTGCTCGACACCGTGCGCGAGACAGCCGAGCCGGTAATCAAACTCGATCCGTTCACGCGGCTGGGACTCGCGATCTTCTCGTTCTTCGAGCATCTGTATGGCGGCGTGGCCATGCTCGGGCGCGTCGTGCTCGATCTGATAGAGATCGTGCGCAAGCCGAAAATCACGCCGTGGACCGAGATCTCCGCGAATATCTATAACGCCGGCACCAAGGCCTTGCCGATCACGGCGCTGGTCGCGTTCCTGATCGGCATCGTGCTGAGCTATCTGTCGGCGCAGCAACTGCGGCTTTTTGGCGCAAACCAGTACATCGTCAATATTCTCGGCCTCTCGGTGATTCGCGAACTCGGACCGGTGCTCTCGGCGATTCTGGTGGCGGGCCGCTCGGGCTCGGCCATCACCGCGCAGATCGGCGTGATGCGCGTGACCGAGGAACTCGACGCCATGCGCGTGATGGGCATTCCGCACGGCCTGCGGCTTATCCTGCCGCGCGTGCTCGCGCTCGGCGTGGCCATGCCGCTGCTCGTCATGTGGACCAACATCATTGCGCTGACCGGCGGCGCACTGGCCGCCAAGATCGTGCTCGGCATCGACATGAGCTACTTCGCGCGGGCGTTGCCGGGCGTCGTGCCGGTTGCGAATCTGTGGATCGGGCTCGGCAAGGGCGTGGTGTTCGGTATGCTGATCGCGATCGTCGGTTGTCACTTCGGTTTCCGTATCAAGGCCAATTCGCAAAGTCTCGGCGAAGGCACGACGACCTCGGTGGTGACCTCGATCACGATCGTGATTCTCGCGGACGCCGTGTTCGCGATCCTCTTCCAGAACGTGGGGCTCGGATGA
- a CDS encoding biotin--[acetyl-CoA-carboxylase] ligase: MNASKTPPQAAAAAAHPTDWRIDRERAVALFGPQANDWPIEIVEETGSTNADLMARVKALPRKAGALPRPIVRVAYLQTAGRGRRGRPWYAEPGNALLFSVACVLPRPLEGLAGLSLAVGVALVDGLRSLPVAGPGQIALKWPNDVLLEGDKLAGILIETAWSTDKASAVVIGIGTNVKGADELAAKVGALNASAPPQARGTVPTALQRALPNANLTDTLAAELNALEPALQRFGAEGFAPFQARWNAVHAYAGREVVLLEQGEEQMRGVAAGVDERGQLLLDTATGRQIVATGDISLRLADGAA; this comes from the coding sequence ATGAACGCTTCCAAGACTCCCCCGCAGGCCGCCGCCGCAGCCGCGCACCCAACCGATTGGCGCATCGACCGCGAGCGCGCCGTCGCCCTGTTCGGCCCGCAGGCGAACGATTGGCCGATCGAGATCGTCGAGGAAACCGGCTCGACCAACGCCGATTTGATGGCCCGCGTCAAAGCGTTGCCGCGCAAGGCCGGCGCATTGCCGCGGCCGATCGTGCGGGTCGCGTATCTGCAGACGGCCGGGCGTGGCCGCCGCGGCCGTCCGTGGTACGCGGAGCCGGGCAATGCGCTGCTATTTTCGGTGGCCTGCGTGCTGCCGCGCCCGCTCGAAGGACTCGCGGGCCTGAGTCTCGCCGTGGGCGTGGCGCTGGTCGACGGGCTGCGCTCGCTGCCGGTCGCGGGTCCCGGCCAGATCGCGCTGAAGTGGCCGAACGACGTCCTGCTCGAAGGCGACAAGCTGGCCGGCATCCTGATCGAAACCGCGTGGAGCACGGATAAAGCCAGCGCGGTGGTGATCGGCATCGGCACCAACGTGAAGGGCGCGGACGAACTCGCCGCCAAAGTCGGTGCGCTGAACGCCAGTGCGCCGCCGCAGGCGCGCGGCACCGTTCCGACCGCATTGCAGCGCGCGCTCCCCAACGCCAACCTCACCGATACGCTCGCCGCCGAACTGAATGCACTCGAACCGGCTTTGCAGCGCTTCGGCGCTGAAGGCTTCGCGCCGTTCCAGGCGCGTTGGAACGCGGTGCACGCTTACGCAGGCCGCGAAGTCGTGTTGCTGGAACAAGGCGAGGAACAGATGCGCGGCGTGGCGGCGGGCGTCGACGAGCGCGGTCAGTTGCTGCTCGATACCGCGACCGGCCGCCAGATCGTCGCGACGGGCGACATCTCGCTGCGTCTGGCCGACGGTGCTGCATGA